Within the Arthrobacter sp. V1I7 genome, the region TGCACTGCAGCAGGCACGCCAACGGCCGCCGGCAGGTAACGGAGATCCTTTCGCTCGGACGCAGAGTCGAAAACGGCATCATTGAATCCTCCATGGTGTTTGCCCTGGCCGACGGACAGCTTCAGCCGAAAGCCAATTCCATGCCCGCGGTGGAGAAATTCGCGCGGTCCGGGTACGACGTCGCCGCGTTGCTGGAGCCTCGCTGATGGCGCCGCTGCTGGGCGTGCTCGCGGGCGCAGGGCTCCTGCTGATCTGGTGGTCCGCCTGGGAGCAGCCGCCACCGGCCGAGCGTGCCCCCCGCATCCGCCGGCTGGAGGATCTCTTGCTGACGGCGGGGATCGAGAAGGTCACCGGACCGGGTCTGGTGGCAAGCTGTCTCGGTGTCGGAGCTTTTACGATCATCGTCTTCTTCGCGCTGACCCGGTCCTGGCCGATCTCGGGCTGCTTCGGCTTGTTCGGCGCCTGGTTGCCGTTGGCCGTCGTTCGCTGGCGCGCCCGGAAACGTACTGCCGTCCTGCGTCAGCTCTGGCCTGACGTCGTTGACCATCTGCGATCCGCCATCCGCGCCGGCCTGTCGTTGCCCGAGGCTCTCATCCAGCTCGGAGACAACGGCCCTCTGGAGCTCCGGCCCGTATTCCGCGACTTCGGTTCCGATTACCGTTCGGGAGGCCAGTTCGATCCGTCGCTGACCAGGCTGAAGGATCGTCTGGCAGACCCTGTGGCGGACAGAATTGTCGAGGCCCTCCGGCTGACCCGCGAAGTGGGCGGCTCAGACCTGGGCCGCCTGCTGGGAACGCTTGCCGAATTCCTGAGGGAGAGCGCCCGCACCCGCAGCGAATTGGAGGCCCGGCAGTCCTGGACAGTCAATGCAGCCCGCCTCGCGGTCGCCGCGCCGTGGATCGTGCTCGTGCTGTTGGCGAGCAGACCTGAGGCCGTCGCGGCGTACAACACGCCGGCCGGAGCCGGCGTACTGATGGGCGGTCTCGCAGTCTCCCTCATCTCCTATGCCGTCATGCTTCGTATCGGGGCGCTTCCGGAAGATGCGAGGGTCCTGCGATGAGCGGGCTCATGGCCGCCGCCGCAGCTTGCGGAGTGGTCCTCGGCGCCGGACTCTGGCTCGTCCTCGTGAGGCTGCCGTTCATGCGGCCCACCACTTTCACCGAGCGCATCGGGCCCCAGTTGAAGTCACATAACCTGGAATCGCGGCTCCTGCGGCAGGTCCCGCGAAATGTCACGCCGTTCGGTCCACTTGAGCGGATTCTGCGGCCTGTACTCCGTGACGCACTCGCCTCACTGGGCAGGATCAACCCCGGCACCTCGGCCTTGACGCGCCGGCTGGCCCGGGCCGGGACCAACAAGCCGCCGGTTGACTTCCGGGCGGAACAGCTGCTGTGGGGCGCGACCGGCTTTGTCCTGGCTGTCGGCGCGGTGGTGGTTGCAGGCGCCTCCGGGCGGTTCAGCCCCACTGCTGCTGTAGCGATCGTCCTGGGCGGTGCCGGCGGCGGCTACCTGCTGAGGGACTACGTGCTGTCCGTGCAGATCAAGAGGCGGGAAGCCCGCATGGTGGCGGAATTCCCCAGCATCGCCGAACTCATGGCGCTCGCCGTCAGCGCGGGCGAGAGCGCCACCGGCGCCCTGGATCGGGTTTGCCGCACCGCGCGGGGCGAGTTGTCGAAGGAATTCACCCGCGTTCTCGCCGAGACCAGAGCGGGAACTCCGCTGGTCGACGCCCTGCAGGAGTTCTCAGCCAGGACGGATCTGGGACCGCTGATCCGATTCGTGGATGGCATGATCGTGGCCGTCGAACGCGGTACGCCGCTGGCCGACGTGCTGAGGGCGCAGGCGCAGGATGTCAGGGACACCGCGAAACGCGAGCTGATGGAATCGGCCGGAAAAAAGGAAATCGGAATGATGGTGCCGTTGGTCTTTGGCGTATTACCGCTCACGGTCGTCTTTGCCGTGTTCCCTGGTCTGGCTGCCATCAGCCTCGGACTGTAGGTGGAAACAACCCGGATAAAAACAGCTCGGGCCAAACAGCGGCAGGAACAGGACCACGGGCGGACAAAGCTCCGACCACAA harbors:
- a CDS encoding type II secretion system F family protein, with protein sequence MAPLLGVLAGAGLLLIWWSAWEQPPPAERAPRIRRLEDLLLTAGIEKVTGPGLVASCLGVGAFTIIVFFALTRSWPISGCFGLFGAWLPLAVVRWRARKRTAVLRQLWPDVVDHLRSAIRAGLSLPEALIQLGDNGPLELRPVFRDFGSDYRSGGQFDPSLTRLKDRLADPVADRIVEALRLTREVGGSDLGRLLGTLAEFLRESARTRSELEARQSWTVNAARLAVAAPWIVLVLLASRPEAVAAYNTPAGAGVLMGGLAVSLISYAVMLRIGALPEDARVLR
- a CDS encoding type II secretion system F family protein, translated to MSGLMAAAAACGVVLGAGLWLVLVRLPFMRPTTFTERIGPQLKSHNLESRLLRQVPRNVTPFGPLERILRPVLRDALASLGRINPGTSALTRRLARAGTNKPPVDFRAEQLLWGATGFVLAVGAVVVAGASGRFSPTAAVAIVLGGAGGGYLLRDYVLSVQIKRREARMVAEFPSIAELMALAVSAGESATGALDRVCRTARGELSKEFTRVLAETRAGTPLVDALQEFSARTDLGPLIRFVDGMIVAVERGTPLADVLRAQAQDVRDTAKRELMESAGKKEIGMMVPLVFGVLPLTVVFAVFPGLAAISLGL